Proteins from a genomic interval of Corythoichthys intestinalis isolate RoL2023-P3 chromosome 3, ASM3026506v1, whole genome shotgun sequence:
- the LOC130913304 gene encoding E3 ubiquitin-protein ligase RNF165-like isoform X1 — translation MVLVHVGYLVLPVFGSVRNRGSHFTRQQQQQHSHATSCRHFQLGPQAPMPMDFPMPHPGQPQSGINPHLAPPGHQHGAPLHHPPHNTMPTPQFQDIPAPPFLPQALHQQYLLQQQILEAQHRHILPPNSRRTSERVPHQPHRLRPGYEFAPPLHVPPQSVVQQPRYLAEGTDWDLSVDAGLPPHQYHIHPLPQHYQHYLTSPRMHHFPRNNASTQVVVHEIRNYPYPQLHLLALQSLNPSRHASAVRESYEELLQLEDRLGSVNRGAVQTTIERFTFPHKYKKRFPQDLKMCLDDEELDTDEKCTICLSMLEDGEDVRRLPCMHLFHQACVDQWLATSRKCPICRVDIETQLNPDS, via the exons GATCCCATTTTACAcggcaacagcagcagcagcacagCCATGCTACCTCTTGCCGACACTTCCAGCTAGGCCCCCAGGCCCCGATGCCCATGGACTTCCCCATGCCCCACCCGGGCCAGCCGCAGTCGGGCATTAATCCCCACCTGGCCCCGCCCGGCCACCAGCACGGAGCCCCGCTACACCACCCGCCCCACAACACCATGCCCACACCCCAATTCCAGGACATCCCAGCCCCTCCCTTCTTACCTCAGGCATTACACCAGCAATACCTCCTCCAGCAGCAGATCCTCGAGGCCCAGCACCGACACATCCTACCACCAAACAG TAGACGCACATCAGAGAGGGTTCCTCACCAGCCTCACAGACTGCGTCCAGGTTATGAGTTCGCCCCGCCTCTACACGTTCCACCACAATCTGTGGTGCAGCAACCCCGCTACCTGGCCGAGGGCACAGACTG GGATCTAAGTGTGGACGCAGGACTCCCACCACACCAGTACCACATCCACCCACTGCCGCAGCACTATCAGCACTACCTGACCTCTCCCAGGATGCACCACTTTCCCAGGAACAATGCTTCAACACAAGTG GTCGTTCACGAGATCCGAAACTATCCGTACCCTCAGCTACACCTGCTGGCGCTGCAGAGTCTCAACCCCTCACGCCATGCATCCGCCGTCAGGGAGAGCTACGAG gaaCTTTTGCAGCTGGAGGACCGACTAGGTAGCGTGAACCGTGGTGCGGTCCAGACCACCATTGAGAGATTCACTTTCCCCCACAAGTATAAGAAG AGATTCCCCCAAGACCTGAAGATGTGTCTGGATGATGAGGAGCTGGATACGGACGAGAAGTGCACCATTTGTCTGTCCATGCTGGAGGACGGAGAGGATGTCAG GAGATTACCCTGCATGCACCTGTTCCACCAGGCGTGCGTGGACCAATGGCTGGCGACCAGCCGAAAGTGCCCCATCTGCAGGGTGGACATTGAAACCCAGCTCAACCCTGACAGTTGA
- the LOC130913304 gene encoding E3 ubiquitin-protein ligase RNF165-like isoform X2, with protein sequence MVLVHVGYLVLPVFGSVRNRGSHFTRQQQQQHSHATSCRHFQLGPQAPMPMDFPMPHPGQPQSGINPHLAPPGHQHGAPLHHPPHNTMPTPQFQDIPAPPFLPQALHQQYLLQQQILEAQHRHILPPNRRTSERVPHQPHRLRPGYEFAPPLHVPPQSVVQQPRYLAEGTDWDLSVDAGLPPHQYHIHPLPQHYQHYLTSPRMHHFPRNNASTQVVVHEIRNYPYPQLHLLALQSLNPSRHASAVRESYEELLQLEDRLGSVNRGAVQTTIERFTFPHKYKKRFPQDLKMCLDDEELDTDEKCTICLSMLEDGEDVRRLPCMHLFHQACVDQWLATSRKCPICRVDIETQLNPDS encoded by the exons GATCCCATTTTACAcggcaacagcagcagcagcacagCCATGCTACCTCTTGCCGACACTTCCAGCTAGGCCCCCAGGCCCCGATGCCCATGGACTTCCCCATGCCCCACCCGGGCCAGCCGCAGTCGGGCATTAATCCCCACCTGGCCCCGCCCGGCCACCAGCACGGAGCCCCGCTACACCACCCGCCCCACAACACCATGCCCACACCCCAATTCCAGGACATCCCAGCCCCTCCCTTCTTACCTCAGGCATTACACCAGCAATACCTCCTCCAGCAGCAGATCCTCGAGGCCCAGCACCGACACATCCTACCACCAAACAG ACGCACATCAGAGAGGGTTCCTCACCAGCCTCACAGACTGCGTCCAGGTTATGAGTTCGCCCCGCCTCTACACGTTCCACCACAATCTGTGGTGCAGCAACCCCGCTACCTGGCCGAGGGCACAGACTG GGATCTAAGTGTGGACGCAGGACTCCCACCACACCAGTACCACATCCACCCACTGCCGCAGCACTATCAGCACTACCTGACCTCTCCCAGGATGCACCACTTTCCCAGGAACAATGCTTCAACACAAGTG GTCGTTCACGAGATCCGAAACTATCCGTACCCTCAGCTACACCTGCTGGCGCTGCAGAGTCTCAACCCCTCACGCCATGCATCCGCCGTCAGGGAGAGCTACGAG gaaCTTTTGCAGCTGGAGGACCGACTAGGTAGCGTGAACCGTGGTGCGGTCCAGACCACCATTGAGAGATTCACTTTCCCCCACAAGTATAAGAAG AGATTCCCCCAAGACCTGAAGATGTGTCTGGATGATGAGGAGCTGGATACGGACGAGAAGTGCACCATTTGTCTGTCCATGCTGGAGGACGGAGAGGATGTCAG GAGATTACCCTGCATGCACCTGTTCCACCAGGCGTGCGTGGACCAATGGCTGGCGACCAGCCGAAAGTGCCCCATCTGCAGGGTGGACATTGAAACCCAGCTCAACCCTGACAGTTGA